A single window of Onychostoma macrolepis isolate SWU-2019 chromosome 16, ASM1243209v1, whole genome shotgun sequence DNA harbors:
- the ncam3 gene encoding neural cell adhesion molecule 1 isoform X1: MTASMMMLRLCGLLLLCSTLIDAKLDIINSDPDVKVGGDILLLCKADSEGEFSWLKDDEDVDENRHVVEKIDESSNKLILKNVELDDAGIYYCMFENDHGTKKMSFQIYVYQTPDFGNTRTYHEFLLNQTVTIPCVVSGKPAVEISWFRNGRIVNDDGRSHLRILPDKSLQIRGIQQEDSGSYTCEGKIKGRPIKRELQISVVVNEPPTVLIRQDRQSVSAGPNTTVSITCLVKGVPHPNISWIVPSTSDESRHKYNSDKSQLTISAVTRSDFGEYVCTAANKIGENTATFILDVSERPTVVLVQPKLAVIPGETGSVICNATGHPAPTIQWVRKTTKEKMTNAEGSELILENVMPSDGGLYSCIASNAAGTTTEDFQLITWPGTPAKFSVAPGPSSSVLIQSASVQDGGSSITQYILQWKKLSEDTWSQSIVKPTNPLVITGLEPYTEYFIRFAAKNSYFRGNFSTGHKFFTQSQREPDSPILSLSEKKLDKNSISIPVKQLKDGGSPVLHYVVRYKGNKENEEWTEKEIPGNSSKIQLNNLQYDANYLLEVYAVNHNGSSDIAKINFTVPQPVSQPAIGKGGVVGIVMFIFLVLMVSVDAFCCYTNHCGLLNFLARKLFGHKVSESKGMDEEANNSTGDVKLSGLTLPRGSIPKLQSANGAVNGAHSEVTCDKAPLTKFEKKPESDDPAAEA; the protein is encoded by the exons ATGACTGCAAGCATGATGATGCTCAGGCTGTGTGGACTCCTTCTTTTATGCTCAACTCTAATAG aTGCTAAATTAGACATCATCAATAGTGACCCAGATGTGAAGGTGGGAGGCGATATTCTGCTCTTGTGCAAAG CTGATTCAGAGGGAGAATTTAGTTGGTTGAAAGATGATGAAGACGTTGATGAAAATCGCCACGTAGTCGAGAAAATTGATGAGTCCTCAAATAAACTGATCTTGAAGAACGTTGAATTAGATGATGCTGGAATCTATTACtgcatgtttgaaaatgatcaCGGCACAAAGAAGATGAGCTTCCAGATCTATGTCTACC AAACACCGGACTTTGGCAACACACGGACGTACCATGAATTTCTGTTGAACCAGACAGTGACCATTCCCTGCGTGGTGTCTGGGAAGCCTGCGGTGGAGATCAGCTGGTTTCGGAACGGTCGCATCGTGAATGATGACG GACGAAGTCATCTCAGAATCCTGCCAGATAAGTCTCTGCAGATTCGGGGAATTCAGCAGGAAGACAGTGGAAGCTACACTTGTGAAGGCAAGATCAAGGGACGCCCCATAAAAAGGGAGCTCCAGATCTCTGTTGTTGTTAATG AGCCACCGACCGTCCTGATTCGTCAGGACAGACAAAGTGTTTCTGCTGGACCCAACACCACTGTGTCTATAACCTGCCTGGTCAAAGGAGTACCCCATCCAAATATTTCATGGATAGT CCCTTCCACCTCTGACGAGTCCCGTCACAAATACAACTCTGATAAGAGTCAGCTCACCATCTCCGCAGTGACCAGGAGTGATTTCGGAGAGTATGTCTGCACGGCTGCCAATAAGATCGGGGAAAACACCGCCACGTTTATTCTGGATGTCTCTG AGCGTCCAACTGTAGTTTTGGTTCAACCCAAGCTGGCGGTTATTCCCGGAGAAACTGGATCTGTGATCTGCAATGCCACAGGACATCCAGCACCAACCATACAGTGGGTCAGGAAGACTACCAAAGAAAAAATG ACGAATGCGGAGGGTTCTGAGCTGATTCTTGAAAATGTAATGCCCTCTGATGGCGGCTTGTACTCCTGCATAGCCAGCAATGCGGCAGGAACAACCACTGAGGACTTCCAGCTGATAA CCTGGCCTGGGACACCTGCTAAGTTCAGTGTTGCTCCAGGGCCCTCATCTTCTGTCCTTATCCAGAGTGCCTCAGTGCAGGATGGAGGGTCCTCCATTACCCAGTACATCCTTCAGTGGAAGAAACTGTCTGAAGACACCTGGAGTCAAAGCATTGTCAAGCCCACAA ATCCCCTGGTGATCACGGGCCTTGAGCCGTACACAGAGTACTTCATTCgttttgctgctaaaaactcTTATTTCCGGGGGAACTTTTCCACAGGACACAAGTTCTTCACACAGTCCCAAC GAGAACCCGACAGCCCCATTCTGTCTCTGAGCGAGAAAAAGCTGGACAAGAACTCAATATCCATCCCCGTTAAACAGCTGAAAGATGGAGGCTCTCCCGTCCTACACTATGTTGTGCGCTACAAAGGG AACAAGGAGAATGAGGAATGGACTGAAAAAGAAATTCCTGGAAACTCCAGCAAAATCCAGTTGAACAATCTCCAGTACGATGCTAACTATCTATTGGAAGTTTATGCAGTAAACCACAATGGCTCCTCTGACATTGCCAAAATTAACTTCACCGTCCCACAACCTG TCAGTCAGCCGGCGATAGGGAAAGGAGGTGTGGTGGGAATTGTAATGTTCATCTTCTTGGTGCTGATGGTATCAGTAGATGCTTTCTGTTGCTACACCAACCACTGCGGCCTGCTTAATTTCCTCGCTCGCAAACTATTTGGACACAAAGTGTCAGAGTCTAAAGGGATGGATGAAGAGGCCAATAATTCCACTGG AGACGTGAAGCTGAGCGGGCTAACACTACCACGAGGCAGCATCCCAAAGCTTCAGTCAGCTAATGGGGCAGTGAATGGCGCTCATTCAGAGGTCACGTGTGACAAAGCGCCTCTTACCAAATTCGA GAAGAAACCAGAATCTGATGATCCAGCAGCAGAGGCCTAG
- the sult2st3 gene encoding sulfotransferase family 2, cytosolic sulfotransferase 3 yields MADSDLYLVYHGLLLPKISHTDESLNYLQNFQVKDDDVFVVTYPKSGTTWMQEILPPLLNGGDLTSVETIPNWDRVPWLEETRASAVLDKLPSPRAIVSHMPYNLMPSSFFKSKAKVIYVTRNPKDVLVSSFHFHQMACFLEDPGTFEEFIDKFLSGKHLFGKWADHVKSWRNPELGDRVLYITYEEMLQDLREVLGRILKFLGRELSAEGLDHVVSHGTFKNMKTNKMSNYSLVPENVMDNKKSPFLRKGIAGDWKNHFSPELDAKFTAVIQEQMKGSKIKFPWDEE; encoded by the exons ATGGCGGACAGCGATTTGTATCTGGTTTACCATGGTCTCCTGCTACCAAAGATATCTCACACAGACGAAAGTCTCAACTACCTCCAGAATTTCCAAGTCAAAGATGATGATGTCTTTGTTGTTACCTATCCAAAATCCG GTACCACATGGATGCAGGAAATTCTTCCTCCGCTCCTGAATGGAGGAGACCTGACGTCCGTGGAAACCATCCCTAACTGGGACAGAGTTCCATGGCTGGAGGAAACTCGAGCTTCAGCGGTTTTAGATAAGCTCCCTTCACCGCGAGCCATCGTCTCCCACATGCCTTATAATTTGATGCCTTCCTCCTTTTTCAAGTCAAAGGCCAAG GTAATCTACGTCACTCGGAATCCTAAAGATGTTTTAGTCTCATCTTTCCACTTTCATCAAATGGCTTGTTTCCTTGAAGACCCTGGAACATTTGAAGAATTCATTGACAAATTCCTGTCAGGAAAAC ATTTGTTCGGAAAGTGGGCCGACCATGTGAAAAGCTGGCGAAACCCTGAGCTCGGCGACAGAGTTCTGTACATCACCTACGAAGAAATGCTTCAG GACCTCCGTGAAGTCCTGGGCCGGATTTTAAAATTTCTTGGCCGGGAGCTCAGCGCAGAGGGTCTGGATCACGTGGTTAGTCATGGCActttcaaaaatatgaaaacaaacaaaatgtcaaaCTACTCTCTGGTGCCAGAAAACGTTATGGACAACAAGAAGTCACCCTTCCTCAGAAAAG GTATCGCTGGAGACTGGAAGAATCACTTCAGCCCTGAACTTGATGCCAAGTTTACAGCTGTAATTCAAGAGCAAATGAAAGGAAGCAAAATCAAATTCCCGTGGGATGAGGAATGA
- the ncam3 gene encoding neural cell adhesion molecule 1 isoform X2, whose product MTASMMMLRLCGLLLLCSTLIDAKLDIINSDPDVKVGGDILLLCKADSEGEFSWLKDDEDVDENRHVVEKIDESSNKLILKNVELDDAGIYYCMFENDHGTKKMSFQIYVYQTPDFGNTRTYHEFLLNQTVTIPCVVSGKPAVEISWFRNGRIVNDDGRGDGHAAGSSALLCGRSHLRILPDKSLQIRGIQQEDSGSYTCEGKIKGRPIKRELQISVVVNEPPTVLIRQDRQSVSAGPNTTVSITCLVKGVPHPNISWIVPSTSDESRHKYNSDKSQLTISAVTRSDFGEYVCTAANKIGENTATFILDVSERPTVVLVQPKLAVIPGETGSVICNATGHPAPTIQWVRKTTKEKMTNAEGSELILENVMPSDGGLYSCIASNAAGTTTEDFQLITWPGTPAKFSVAPGPSSSVLIQSASVQDGGSSITQYILQWKKLSEDTWSQSIVKPTNPLVITGLEPYTEYFIRFAAKNSYFRGNFSTGHKFFTQSQREPDSPILSLSEKKLDKNSISIPVKQLKDGGSPVLHYVVRYKGNKENEEWTEKEIPGNSSKIQLNNLQYDANYLLEVYAVNHNGSSDIAKINFTVPQPVSQPAIGKGGVVGIVMFIFLVLMVSVDAFCCYTNHCGLLNFLARKLFGHKVSESKGMDEEANNSTGKKPESDDPAAEA is encoded by the exons ATGACTGCAAGCATGATGATGCTCAGGCTGTGTGGACTCCTTCTTTTATGCTCAACTCTAATAG aTGCTAAATTAGACATCATCAATAGTGACCCAGATGTGAAGGTGGGAGGCGATATTCTGCTCTTGTGCAAAG CTGATTCAGAGGGAGAATTTAGTTGGTTGAAAGATGATGAAGACGTTGATGAAAATCGCCACGTAGTCGAGAAAATTGATGAGTCCTCAAATAAACTGATCTTGAAGAACGTTGAATTAGATGATGCTGGAATCTATTACtgcatgtttgaaaatgatcaCGGCACAAAGAAGATGAGCTTCCAGATCTATGTCTACC AAACACCGGACTTTGGCAACACACGGACGTACCATGAATTTCTGTTGAACCAGACAGTGACCATTCCCTGCGTGGTGTCTGGGAAGCCTGCGGTGGAGATCAGCTGGTTTCGGAACGGTCGCATCGTGAATGATGACGGTAGGGGGGATGGCCATGCTGCAGGTTCTTCTGCTCTTTTATGTG GACGAAGTCATCTCAGAATCCTGCCAGATAAGTCTCTGCAGATTCGGGGAATTCAGCAGGAAGACAGTGGAAGCTACACTTGTGAAGGCAAGATCAAGGGACGCCCCATAAAAAGGGAGCTCCAGATCTCTGTTGTTGTTAATG AGCCACCGACCGTCCTGATTCGTCAGGACAGACAAAGTGTTTCTGCTGGACCCAACACCACTGTGTCTATAACCTGCCTGGTCAAAGGAGTACCCCATCCAAATATTTCATGGATAGT CCCTTCCACCTCTGACGAGTCCCGTCACAAATACAACTCTGATAAGAGTCAGCTCACCATCTCCGCAGTGACCAGGAGTGATTTCGGAGAGTATGTCTGCACGGCTGCCAATAAGATCGGGGAAAACACCGCCACGTTTATTCTGGATGTCTCTG AGCGTCCAACTGTAGTTTTGGTTCAACCCAAGCTGGCGGTTATTCCCGGAGAAACTGGATCTGTGATCTGCAATGCCACAGGACATCCAGCACCAACCATACAGTGGGTCAGGAAGACTACCAAAGAAAAAATG ACGAATGCGGAGGGTTCTGAGCTGATTCTTGAAAATGTAATGCCCTCTGATGGCGGCTTGTACTCCTGCATAGCCAGCAATGCGGCAGGAACAACCACTGAGGACTTCCAGCTGATAA CCTGGCCTGGGACACCTGCTAAGTTCAGTGTTGCTCCAGGGCCCTCATCTTCTGTCCTTATCCAGAGTGCCTCAGTGCAGGATGGAGGGTCCTCCATTACCCAGTACATCCTTCAGTGGAAGAAACTGTCTGAAGACACCTGGAGTCAAAGCATTGTCAAGCCCACAA ATCCCCTGGTGATCACGGGCCTTGAGCCGTACACAGAGTACTTCATTCgttttgctgctaaaaactcTTATTTCCGGGGGAACTTTTCCACAGGACACAAGTTCTTCACACAGTCCCAAC GAGAACCCGACAGCCCCATTCTGTCTCTGAGCGAGAAAAAGCTGGACAAGAACTCAATATCCATCCCCGTTAAACAGCTGAAAGATGGAGGCTCTCCCGTCCTACACTATGTTGTGCGCTACAAAGGG AACAAGGAGAATGAGGAATGGACTGAAAAAGAAATTCCTGGAAACTCCAGCAAAATCCAGTTGAACAATCTCCAGTACGATGCTAACTATCTATTGGAAGTTTATGCAGTAAACCACAATGGCTCCTCTGACATTGCCAAAATTAACTTCACCGTCCCACAACCTG TCAGTCAGCCGGCGATAGGGAAAGGAGGTGTGGTGGGAATTGTAATGTTCATCTTCTTGGTGCTGATGGTATCAGTAGATGCTTTCTGTTGCTACACCAACCACTGCGGCCTGCTTAATTTCCTCGCTCGCAAACTATTTGGACACAAAGTGTCAGAGTCTAAAGGGATGGATGAAGAGGCCAATAATTCCACTGG GAAGAAACCAGAATCTGATGATCCAGCAGCAGAGGCCTAG
- the ncam3 gene encoding neural cell adhesion molecule 1 isoform X3 has protein sequence MTASMMMLRLCGLLLLCSTLIDAKLDIINSDPDVKVGGDILLLCKADSEGEFSWLKDDEDVDENRHVVEKIDESSNKLILKNVELDDAGIYYCMFENDHGTKKMSFQIYVYQTPDFGNTRTYHEFLLNQTVTIPCVVSGKPAVEISWFRNGRIVNDDGRGDGHAAGSSALLCGRSHLRILPDKSLQIRGIQQEDSGSYTCEGKIKGRPIKRELQISVVVNEPPTVLIRQDRQSVSAGPNTTVSITCLVKGVPHPNISWIVPSTSDESRHKYNSDKSQLTISAVTRSDFGEYVCTAANKIGENTATFILDVSERPTVVLVQPKLAVIPGETGSVICNATGHPAPTIQWVRKTTKEKMTNAEGSELILENVMPSDGGLYSCIASNAAGTTTEDFQLITWPGTPAKFSVAPGPSSSVLIQSASVQDGGSSITQYILQWKKLSEDTWSQSIVKPTNPLVITGLEPYTEYFIRFAAKNSYFRGNFSTGHKFFTQSQREPDSPILSLSEKKLDKNSISIPVKQLKDGGSPVLHYVVRYKGNKENEEWTEKEIPGNSSKIQLNNLQYDANYLLEVYAVNHNGSSDIAKINFTVPQPVSQPAIGKGGVVGIVMFIFLVLMVSVDAFCCYTNHCGLLNFLARKLFGHKVSESKGMDEEANNSTGDVKLSGLTLPRGSIPKLQSANGAVNGAHSEVTCDKAPLTKFEKKPESDDPAAEA, from the exons ATGACTGCAAGCATGATGATGCTCAGGCTGTGTGGACTCCTTCTTTTATGCTCAACTCTAATAG aTGCTAAATTAGACATCATCAATAGTGACCCAGATGTGAAGGTGGGAGGCGATATTCTGCTCTTGTGCAAAG CTGATTCAGAGGGAGAATTTAGTTGGTTGAAAGATGATGAAGACGTTGATGAAAATCGCCACGTAGTCGAGAAAATTGATGAGTCCTCAAATAAACTGATCTTGAAGAACGTTGAATTAGATGATGCTGGAATCTATTACtgcatgtttgaaaatgatcaCGGCACAAAGAAGATGAGCTTCCAGATCTATGTCTACC AAACACCGGACTTTGGCAACACACGGACGTACCATGAATTTCTGTTGAACCAGACAGTGACCATTCCCTGCGTGGTGTCTGGGAAGCCTGCGGTGGAGATCAGCTGGTTTCGGAACGGTCGCATCGTGAATGATGACGGTAGGGGGGATGGCCATGCTGCAGGTTCTTCTGCTCTTTTATGTG GACGAAGTCATCTCAGAATCCTGCCAGATAAGTCTCTGCAGATTCGGGGAATTCAGCAGGAAGACAGTGGAAGCTACACTTGTGAAGGCAAGATCAAGGGACGCCCCATAAAAAGGGAGCTCCAGATCTCTGTTGTTGTTAATG AGCCACCGACCGTCCTGATTCGTCAGGACAGACAAAGTGTTTCTGCTGGACCCAACACCACTGTGTCTATAACCTGCCTGGTCAAAGGAGTACCCCATCCAAATATTTCATGGATAGT CCCTTCCACCTCTGACGAGTCCCGTCACAAATACAACTCTGATAAGAGTCAGCTCACCATCTCCGCAGTGACCAGGAGTGATTTCGGAGAGTATGTCTGCACGGCTGCCAATAAGATCGGGGAAAACACCGCCACGTTTATTCTGGATGTCTCTG AGCGTCCAACTGTAGTTTTGGTTCAACCCAAGCTGGCGGTTATTCCCGGAGAAACTGGATCTGTGATCTGCAATGCCACAGGACATCCAGCACCAACCATACAGTGGGTCAGGAAGACTACCAAAGAAAAAATG ACGAATGCGGAGGGTTCTGAGCTGATTCTTGAAAATGTAATGCCCTCTGATGGCGGCTTGTACTCCTGCATAGCCAGCAATGCGGCAGGAACAACCACTGAGGACTTCCAGCTGATAA CCTGGCCTGGGACACCTGCTAAGTTCAGTGTTGCTCCAGGGCCCTCATCTTCTGTCCTTATCCAGAGTGCCTCAGTGCAGGATGGAGGGTCCTCCATTACCCAGTACATCCTTCAGTGGAAGAAACTGTCTGAAGACACCTGGAGTCAAAGCATTGTCAAGCCCACAA ATCCCCTGGTGATCACGGGCCTTGAGCCGTACACAGAGTACTTCATTCgttttgctgctaaaaactcTTATTTCCGGGGGAACTTTTCCACAGGACACAAGTTCTTCACACAGTCCCAAC GAGAACCCGACAGCCCCATTCTGTCTCTGAGCGAGAAAAAGCTGGACAAGAACTCAATATCCATCCCCGTTAAACAGCTGAAAGATGGAGGCTCTCCCGTCCTACACTATGTTGTGCGCTACAAAGGG AACAAGGAGAATGAGGAATGGACTGAAAAAGAAATTCCTGGAAACTCCAGCAAAATCCAGTTGAACAATCTCCAGTACGATGCTAACTATCTATTGGAAGTTTATGCAGTAAACCACAATGGCTCCTCTGACATTGCCAAAATTAACTTCACCGTCCCACAACCTG TCAGTCAGCCGGCGATAGGGAAAGGAGGTGTGGTGGGAATTGTAATGTTCATCTTCTTGGTGCTGATGGTATCAGTAGATGCTTTCTGTTGCTACACCAACCACTGCGGCCTGCTTAATTTCCTCGCTCGCAAACTATTTGGACACAAAGTGTCAGAGTCTAAAGGGATGGATGAAGAGGCCAATAATTCCACTGG AGACGTGAAGCTGAGCGGGCTAACACTACCACGAGGCAGCATCCCAAAGCTTCAGTCAGCTAATGGGGCAGTGAATGGCGCTCATTCAGAGGTCACGTGTGACAAAGCGCCTCTTACCAAATTCGA GAAGAAACCAGAATCTGATGATCCAGCAGCAGAGGCCTAG